A region of Paraburkholderia sp. BL23I1N1 DNA encodes the following proteins:
- the betI gene encoding transcriptional regulator BetI — protein sequence MPKLGMREIRRAQLIDATLLTIDQTGLGGATLASVAQRASISTGIVSHYFGDKDGLLEATMRHVLRDLWQATSRRRRAAKADPRSKLRAVVAANFDAEQTSSPVMKTWLAFWSESMHKPQFRRLQYVNTRRLNSNLCADFSEALPRAAARRAASGLAALIDGLWLRGALSGEPFDTKAALRVANEYIDLVLETRN from the coding sequence ATGCCTAAACTTGGAATGCGCGAAATCCGCCGCGCCCAGCTGATCGACGCAACCCTTCTCACCATCGACCAGACCGGCCTGGGCGGCGCCACGCTCGCTTCGGTCGCGCAGCGCGCGAGCATTTCGACCGGCATCGTGAGCCACTATTTCGGCGACAAAGACGGCTTGCTCGAAGCCACCATGCGCCACGTGCTGCGCGATCTCTGGCAAGCCACGTCGAGACGGCGCCGTGCAGCGAAAGCGGATCCCCGCTCGAAACTGCGCGCGGTCGTCGCGGCGAATTTCGACGCCGAGCAGACCAGCAGCCCGGTCATGAAAACGTGGCTCGCATTCTGGTCCGAGAGCATGCACAAGCCACAATTTCGGCGGCTTCAGTATGTGAACACGCGCCGGCTGAACTCGAACCTGTGCGCGGATTTTTCGGAAGCACTGCCGCGTGCCGCGGCGCGCCGCGCGGCGAGCGGGCTCGCCGCATTGATCGACGGACTGTGGTTGCGCGGCGCGTTGTCCGGTGAGCCCTTCGATACGAAGGCTGCGCTGCGCGTGGCGAACGAATACATCGATCTGGTGCTGGAAACACGCAACTAG
- a CDS encoding GlxA family transcriptional regulator — MSTDRTASLSHFAFMPVPNFTMIAFTNAIEVLRMANYLTGQTLYRWSIVSPEGGPVTASNGLAVDTGPVECVGQPDIVFVVGGIDVQRATTPAHLSALRRFARMGCVLGSLCTGTYALTRAGLLAGYACAIHWENMSALKEEFPDTRFLKELFVIDRDRVTCTGGVAPLDMMLNLIAPRVGTARVTQIAEQFIVEHVRDTSAQQKMPLVARLGSANKSLFEVIALMENNIEEPLSREELARLAGMSQRQLQRLFREHLGMTPTHYYLTLRLRRARELLLQTDMSIMHITMACGFQSACHFSKSYRDAFGTAPTRERRRQAPSLASVAPVMAA, encoded by the coding sequence ATGTCCACCGATCGCACGGCGTCACTGTCGCATTTCGCATTCATGCCGGTTCCGAACTTCACGATGATCGCGTTCACCAACGCAATCGAAGTCCTCCGCATGGCGAACTACCTGACAGGACAAACGCTTTACCGCTGGTCGATCGTAAGCCCGGAAGGCGGCCCGGTGACGGCAAGCAACGGTCTCGCGGTCGATACCGGTCCCGTTGAATGCGTGGGTCAGCCGGATATCGTGTTCGTGGTCGGCGGCATCGACGTGCAGCGCGCCACCACCCCGGCCCATCTCTCGGCGTTGCGCCGCTTCGCTCGCATGGGTTGCGTGCTCGGCAGCCTGTGCACCGGCACCTATGCGCTGACGCGCGCCGGCTTGCTGGCCGGTTACGCGTGTGCGATTCACTGGGAGAACATGTCGGCGCTCAAGGAAGAGTTTCCCGACACGCGCTTTCTGAAAGAACTGTTCGTGATCGATCGCGATCGCGTCACATGCACGGGCGGCGTCGCGCCGCTCGATATGATGCTCAACCTGATCGCGCCGCGCGTCGGCACGGCACGGGTCACGCAGATCGCCGAGCAGTTCATCGTCGAACACGTGCGCGATACGAGCGCCCAGCAGAAAATGCCGCTGGTGGCGCGGCTCGGTTCGGCCAACAAATCGCTCTTCGAAGTGATCGCGCTGATGGAGAACAACATCGAAGAGCCGCTTTCACGCGAAGAGCTCGCGCGGCTCGCCGGCATGTCGCAACGGCAATTGCAGCGCCTGTTCCGCGAGCATCTGGGCATGACGCCCACGCATTACTATCTGACGCTGCGCTTGCGGCGCGCCCGCGAGTTGCTGCTGCAGACCGACATGTCGATCATGCATATCACGATGGCTTGCGGGTTCCAGTCGGCTTGTCACTTTTCGAAGAGCTATCGCGACGCGTTCGGCACCGCGCCTACACGCGAGAGGCGCAGGCAGGCGCCGTCGCTGGCTTCCGTCGCGCCTGTGATGGCGGCGTGA
- the fdhA gene encoding formaldehyde dehydrogenase, glutathione-independent: MSSNRGVVYLGQGKVEVQSIDFPKMVDPRGRSIGHGVILKVVSTNICGSDQHMVRGRTTAEVGLVLGHEITGEVIEVGRDVETLKIGDLVSVPFNVACGRCPTCKAQHTGVCLNVNPSRAGGAYGYVDMGGWIGGQAEYVLVPYADFNLLKFPDHAQAMSKIRDLTCLSDILPTGYHGAVMAGVKPGATVYIAGAGPVGMAAAASARLLGAACTIVGDMNEARLAHARKMGFQTIDLSKDATLGEQIEQILGKPEVDCAVDCVGFEAHGHGSSGSHEEAPATVLNSLMEITRAAGAIGIPGLYVTDDPGAADAAARKGSLSIRFGLGWAKSHSFHTGQTPVMKYNHNLMQAILWDRLPIADIVNVTVVSLDEAPEGYRQFDGGAPRKFVIDPHGLLKAA, encoded by the coding sequence ATGAGCAGCAATCGCGGCGTCGTGTATCTAGGGCAGGGCAAGGTGGAAGTGCAGTCGATCGACTTTCCGAAGATGGTCGATCCGCGTGGCCGGTCAATCGGCCACGGCGTGATCCTGAAGGTGGTCAGCACGAATATTTGCGGCTCCGATCAGCACATGGTGCGCGGCCGCACGACCGCCGAGGTCGGTCTTGTACTCGGCCACGAGATCACCGGCGAGGTGATCGAGGTGGGCCGCGACGTTGAAACCTTGAAGATCGGCGACCTCGTGTCGGTGCCCTTCAACGTTGCTTGCGGTCGCTGCCCGACCTGCAAGGCGCAGCACACCGGCGTGTGCCTGAACGTGAATCCGTCGCGGGCCGGCGGCGCTTATGGCTACGTCGACATGGGGGGCTGGATCGGTGGCCAGGCCGAATACGTGCTGGTGCCGTACGCGGACTTCAATCTGCTGAAATTCCCCGACCACGCCCAGGCGATGTCGAAAATCCGTGACCTCACGTGTTTGTCCGACATTCTGCCGACGGGTTACCACGGCGCGGTGATGGCGGGCGTGAAACCTGGCGCTACCGTCTACATTGCCGGCGCAGGGCCGGTGGGCATGGCCGCGGCCGCTTCCGCTCGCCTGCTGGGTGCGGCCTGCACGATCGTCGGCGATATGAACGAGGCGCGTCTCGCGCATGCGCGCAAGATGGGTTTCCAGACCATCGATCTGTCGAAGGACGCCACGCTCGGCGAGCAGATCGAGCAGATTCTCGGCAAACCCGAAGTGGATTGCGCGGTGGACTGCGTCGGCTTCGAGGCTCACGGCCACGGCAGCAGCGGCTCGCATGAAGAAGCGCCGGCCACCGTGCTTAATTCGCTGATGGAAATCACCCGTGCCGCGGGCGCGATCGGCATTCCGGGCCTTTACGTGACGGACGATCCGGGCGCCGCTGATGCCGCCGCTCGCAAAGGCAGCCTGAGCATCCGCTTCGGTCTCGGCTGGGCCAAGTCACACTCGTTTCATACGGGACAGACGCCGGTGATGAAATACAACCACAATCTCATGCAGGCGATCTTGTGGGATCGGTTGCCGATTGCGGACATCGTGAACGTGACGGTTGTCTCGCTCGACGAGGCCCCCGAAGGTTACCGGCAATTCGACGGCGGCGCGCCGAGGAAGTTTGTGATCGACCCGCACGGGCTGTTGAAAGCCGCTTGA